From a single Nicotiana tomentosiformis chromosome 2, ASM39032v3, whole genome shotgun sequence genomic region:
- the LOC104113670 gene encoding small RNA-binding protein 11, chloroplastic, translating to MLMHKGLWPSSSSAAVLQPTIGLSRQPKSFKIQASFSSYPLASKIMVRNLPYSADESCLEKIFSNFGQVAEVKVVKDEVTQRSKGYAFIQYTSQENAMLALDSMDHKYLNGRVIFVEIAKPTNKDFGRYPKTCGPPEERLPSENEVPDLKENR from the exons ATGTTGATGCATAAGGGGTTATGGCCAAGCAGCTCATCAGCTGCTGTTTTGCAGCCAACAATTGGACTTTCACGTCAACCAAAATCCTTCAAAATCCAAGCTAGTTTTTCCAGCTACCCTCTTGCCAGCAAGATTATGGTTAGAA ATCTACCATACTCTGCTGATGAAAGTTGCCTGGAGAAGATATTTTCAAATTTTGGCCAGGTGGCTGAAG TTAAGGTGGTCAAGGATGAAGTGACCCAGAGATCAAAGGGATATGCATTTATTCAGTACACTTCTCAAGAAAATGCCATGCTTGCTCTTGATAGCATGGATCACAAG TACCTCAATGGGAGGGTCATTTTTGTGGAAATTGCGAAGCCAACAAATAAAGACTTTGGCAGATACCCCAAAACTTGTGGTCCACCTGAGGAAAGATTGCCATCTGAAAATGAGGTTCCAGACTTAAAAGAAAATCGTTAA
- the LOC138904809 gene encoding uncharacterized protein translates to MQSSTDDPLNYYYLQKLSNQPNDISVTKMTTTLNCDTTTLSPTNSLSSHDLSPKNCCIKKPIRRRSRASKKTPTTHLNADASNFRALVQQFTGCHTANTFLGAHKGPINLNFGLDENEDFDANNSITHLSSFECDDYCGFKVQAQRQMQQKEKKMANIEDQEQKGMCSVDHRVIASSSTTNSSSPPMDFLTLDDFELENLSIQDFTGEFTSTDENIWDDGYLIF, encoded by the coding sequence ATGCAAAGCTCAACTGATGACCCTTTGAACTACTATTACCTACAAAAACTTAGCAACCAACCAAATGATATTTCTGTCACCAAAATGACTACAACCTTAAACTGTGACACTACTACCTTAAGCCCTACAAATTCATTATCTAGTCATGACTTAAGTCCCAAAAATTGTTGCATAAAGAAGCCAATTCGAAGAAGATCTCGAGCATCCAAGAAAACTCCAACCACTCATCTAAATGCAGATGCCTCGAATTTTCGAGCTTTAGTGCAACAATTTACAGGATGTCACACTGCTAATACTTTCTTAGGAGCTCATAAAGGTCCTATTAACTTAAATTTTGGACTAGATGAGAATGAAGATTTTGATGCAAATAACTCAATTACTCATTTGTCTTCATTTGAGTGTGATGATTACTGTGGTTTTAAGGTTCAGGCTCAGAGACAAATGCAGCAGAAGGAGAAGAAGATGGCCAATATAGAAGATCAAGAACAAAAGGGTATGTGCTCAGTTGATCATAGAGTTATTGCTTCAAGTTCAACGACCAATAGCAGTAGTCCTCCGATGGATTTTTTGACTTTAGATGATTTTGAATTGGAGAATCTTTCTATTCAAGATTTCACTGGAGAGTTTACTTCTACTGATGAAAATATTTGGGATGATGGTTATCTGATCTTTTAG
- the LOC104113669 gene encoding V-type proton ATPase subunit F: MANRAPIKTSNSALIAMIADEDTITGFLLAGVGNVDLRRKTNYLIVDSKTTVKQIEDAFKEFTTREDVAIVLISQYIANMIRFLVDSYNKPIPAILEIPSKDHPYDPAHDSVLSRVKYLFSTESVASGRR; encoded by the exons ATGGCTAACCGAGCTCCTATCAAAACTAGCAACTCAGCTCTTATTGCTATGATCGCTGATGAG GACACAATTACAGGATTTTTACTGGCTGGAGTTGGCAATGTTGATTTGAGGAGGAAAACAAATTACCTCATTGTGGATTCAA AAACAACGGTGAAGCAGATTGAAGATGCTTTTAAGGAATTCACCACAAGAGAGGACGTCGCAATTGTGTTAATCAGCCAATAT ATTGCCAACATGATACGATTTTTGGTTGATAGTTATAATAAACCAATTCCAGCTATTTTGGAGATTCCTTCAAAGGACCACCCATACGATCCTGCCCACGATTCTGTTCTGTCACGAGTGAAGTATCTCTTCTCTACTGAATCAGTGGCCTCTGGAAGGCGTTAA
- the LOC138906475 gene encoding uncharacterized protein, whose translation MESVAQNGAFPMAPPVSQAGGGAQTPTTPAAKQIAPQYQAPAAQLVGLVQPVIAAQVRDGPAMSSEALWRLDRFTKLFPVYFSGAPSEDPQEYLDSCHEVLRNMGIVETNGVDFAAFQMTGSAKKWWRDYLLARLAGSPALTCDQFSQLFIEKFLPITLREERCRQFERLQ comes from the coding sequence atggagagtgtggcccaaaatggcgcatttcccatggcaccacctgtctctcaggctggaggaggagcccagactcccaccactcccgctgcgaagcagatagctccccagtatcaggctccagcagctcagctagtcggattagttcagccggttattgctgCACAGGtcagagatgggccagctatgtcttctgaggctttatggagattggacaggtttaccaagctctttcctgtttacttcagtggtgctccttcagaggatccccaggagtatcttgacagctgtcacgaggttctacgaaacatgggtatagtggagaccaacggggtcgattttgctgcatttcagatgactggttctgccaagaaatggtggagagattacttattggccagactagctgggtcgcctgctcttacttgtgaccagttctctcagctcttcatagagaagtttctgcctatcacattgagagaggagcgttgccgtcagtttgagcgtctccagtag